GCAAGGACGACCGGCGCGCGTTCCTCACGTGGACGCTGATCTCGGCAGTCGGGCTTGCGCTCGTCATCGCCTCCTTCGCGTGGCCGGCCTGGCTCGTGGTCCCCGGCGCGCTGCTCGCCCTCGTGGGCGTCAGCCAGTCCCACGAGTACCGCGGCTATTCGCACTGGTTCGGACTGCTCGTCGCGGCCGTGGCGATCGGCGGCGGGCCGTTCCACCTGCTGAGCCTGGCCGGCGACCTCGGCTCGTTCCTGAGCCGCTGACGCCTCGGCGCCAGGCGGACGACGGCGGCGCCCCGGGCACCCCGCACCCCTCGGCGGGCGCCTGCTCAGCTCCCAGGCCCGCGGACCACGGGGATCGCGCGCGTCGGGTCCGGGGAGCCCCAGACCCAGCGGCGCCACGCCCACGGGAAGAGCACGCACACGATGCCCACGGCAGCGCCGATCACGGTCTCCACGCCGCGGTCGGCCAGGTGCTGCAGTCCTTCGGCGGCCATGAGCGAGCCGGCCCCGCCCGCGGTCACGCCCACGAGCATCGTGGACAGCAGCGCGAGCGGCGTCACCACGGTCTGCGCGATCACGTCCTGCCGCGCGATGTACAGCTCCGCCGCCACCTGCAGCACCGCGATGATCAGCACCAGCACGATCACGGGCGGGTCCAGCAGGATGATGCCCGCGGTGAGCACCAGCCCCAGGAACGTGCCGATCACGCGCTGCAGGCCGCGGCTCACCCGGTACCGGGTCGAGTGGCCCACGAGGGGCACGACGGCGGCCACCATCGCCCAGTCGTTGTGGTGCACCCCCGCCGGGGCCGCGAGCAGGGTGGCCACCACGCCGGCCACGCCGGCGGCGACCACGTACCAGGCCGCCTCCCACAGGATCAGGCGGCCGGCGGCTTCACCGGGACCGAGGCGACGGCGCCGAACGCGAAGATGTGGAAGAGGGAGCCGGCCGGGCGCAGACCCCACCACCCGGTCACGAACGCGCAGACGCCGGCCAGCACGGTGGTCCACAGCACCAGGCCCCAGGGGTCGACCTGCTCGGAGACGCCCAGCCGGCCGGCGAGCGTGGCCGCGGCGAGCACCGCGAGCATGAGGCCGCCGCCGCGCAGCTGGGCCTGCAGTCGGGGACCGTGCCGCAGGTTGCGCCCGTAGATGCCGGTGAACGCGCCGAACACGGCGTACACCGCGAGGTCCATGCGGTGCGTGGCGAGCAGGACCAGCAGCGGCACGAGCACCGGGACGCCCACGCGGAGGCCGCCCTCGTGGTCGCGGTCCGCGGGCGCGATGGTGAACAGGCCGGGGATCGGGTTGACCGCGGCCAGGCGCACGCGGCGGCTCCCTTCGGCGGGTCTCGGGGTCTCGGGGGTGGGTGTCGGGGACAGATGGCGGGGTGGCGGCGGACGGTCCGGTCCCGGGAGGGGACCGGCGACGGCGGCCGGTCCGATGTCCGTGGCGGGGGTGTGATCGGGCGCGGGGGCGGGTGGCGGACGCCATGCGGCTCCCGGCCGGCGGGCGGTTGGGCGGGGTGCCTCCCGTTTCCCGCACGAAAGGGTCGGGAGAGGCTCCCGTTTCCCGCACGAAGGCGGTGAGGGCGGAGGGAGGGGAGCGGAAGGGGTGGCGTGGCTCACATTCCGGGCCCCGCGGCGACTATGCTCCCGGCATGACCGGCACCGCTCGCGCCCAGCTCCGACCCCTGCACTCCGACGACGCCGACGCCGTCCTCGAGGGCTTCCGCTCCGATCCCGTGGGCATGGCCCGCCAGGGCGACGTCTCGGACGAGGCCTCCGCGCGCGCCTACGTGGACCGGATGCTGGAGTCCGAGGCGACGGACGCCGTCGCCGTGGTGGACCCGGCCACGGACCGGCTGATCGGCCTGGTCACCGTGGTCCGGGACGAGGAGAACCGCTCCGGGTGGTTCTCGTACTGGCTGAACTCGGCCTGGCGCGGGGACGCGATCATGGCGCGCGCCGCCGCCACGGTCGCGGACGCGGAGCTCGCCGAGGGCGGCCTCGAGCGCCTCGAGCTGGGGCACCGCGCGAACAACCCGACGTCCGGGTCCGTCGCGCGGGCGGCCGGCTTCCTGCACGAGGGCACGCAGCGCGGGCACTTCCTCATCGACGGGCGGCGGCAGGACGTCCACCTCTACGGCCGGCTCCCCTCCGACCCCCAGCCGGCGGAGAAGGTCCGGCCGTTGCCGTGGGCCTCGGACGAGCGGCCCTGGTCTGGCCGCTGACGCCGTGGCAAGGCTCCCGTTTCCCGCACGAAAGCACCGATCACTTTCGTGTGGGAAATGGGAACGGGTGTGGCAAGGCTCCCGTTTCCCGCACGAAAACGTGGGGGCGGTGCCACGGGGCGTCGTCCCGGCGCTCCCGGGCCCGCGCGCCGCTAGTCTGCGAGGATGAGCACCCCGTCCGCCCCACAGCCCGCCCGGTCCACTGACGTGCCGCCGTCCGGAGGGCCGTTCCTGCTCATCCAGACCCGCCCCGAGGACGAGGCCGCGCGCGCCGAGGAGGAGGCCGTCCGCCGCCTCGGCGGCTTCGCCGAGCACCAGCTGGCCGCCCTGCGCCTGGACCGCGCCCTCGACGCCGACCCCGACGCCCGCCAGGACTGGGCCTCGCTCGTGGCCGGGCACGCCGGCGTGATCCTGTCCGGGAGCCCCTACACCTCCTCGGTGCCGCAGGAGACGAAGGACGAGCTGCAGGTGGCGGTCGAGCTCGAGCTGGGACGCATGCTGGACGCCGTCCTCGACGCCGACGCCCCGTTCCTGGGCTGCTGCTACGGCGTGGGCACGCTCGGCGCGCACGCCGGCGGCACCGTGGACGGCACCCACGCCGAGCCCGCCGGACCCACCGACGTCACCCTCACCGAGGCCGGCGCCGCGGATCCGCTGCTGGAGGGCCTGCCGCCGCGCTTCACCGCCTACGTGGGGCACAAGGAGGGGCTGACGGTCCCGCCTCCGGGCGCCGTCGTGCTGGCCACCGGTGAGGCCTGCCCCACCCAGATGTTCCGCCTGGGACGGCGCCAGTACGCCACCCAGTTCCACCCCGAGCTGGACCAGGCCGGGCTCGTGGAGCGGCTGCGCATCTACCTGCACCACGGGTACGTGGACCCGGAGGACGCCGAGGACACCTTCGCCCGCATCGAGTCGACGCCGGCCCTCGAGCCGCCGCGGATCCTGGAGAACTTCCGCCGCGTGTTCGGCTGAGGGGTCCGGGCCGCCCAGCCCGGCCTCACACCCAGCCGCGGCGGGCCGCCTGCACGCCCAGCTGGAACCGGCCTTCCGCGCCCACCCGGCGGGCGAGCTCGGCCAGGCGCCGCTGCACGGTGCGGTGCGAGAGGCCGACGGCGCGGGCCATCGCCTCGTCCGTCATCCCGGAGCTGAGCATCGCCAGGAGGCGCCGCTCCTGCTCGGTAAGGGCCGCGTCGTCGTCGTCCGGCCCCGCGACGTCGGCGATCGGCACCGCCATCTCCCACTGCAGCTCGAAGAGCCGTACGAGCGCGTCCACCAGCAGGGATCCGCGCACCACGAGCCCCTCCCCCTGCCCGGCGGCGCCGGCGAGGCCGACCAGCGCGACAGCATCGTCGGCGATCAGCAGCTTGAACGGCAGCCGCGGCAGGATCCGGCCGGTCTCTCCGGGTGTGGAGCCGAGCAGCTCCCAGCGCTCGGGCGGCTCGGACTGCAGGGACCTGCCCTCGAAGATCACGTGCCAGTGGACCCCGCGCTCCCAGGAGCGGGACTGCGCGGCCTCCGGCAGCGCCTCGGCATGGAAGTAGGGGCCGCGGTCGAAGCCGCGCACGATCCGCCGGGCCTGGCGGGTCAACTGCACGGCGGCCCCCACGATCTCCGTGCCGCCGACCACCACCTCGATCGCCTCCCGGCCCGCCCCGGGACTACGGCGGAACTCGCCCCGCAGGACCTCGGCGGCCTCGCGGAGGGCGTCGGCACGGGCCTGGGCTCGATGCGCCTCGGCGAGCAGGGGCCGGTGCGGCGGCATCACCGCGAGGGACCCGTCCTCGCCCCGGCGCACCAGGCCGAGCTCGGCGAGGCGGGCCACGGCGTCGTCGTCGAGCTCCTCGGCAGGTGTCTCGGGGCGCGCCAGGAGGGCGCGGAAGGCGGCGACGTCGGCCGGGTCCAGCCCGGCGGATCCCGTGGAGGTCACGGCCCCTCCCTTCTTCCGAGGTCGACGACGGCCCATCCGGCGTCGGTCGGACGAGCCCGGAGGGACCTCCGGACCGACGCGCGAGACGGTGGCGGGATCCCGCCATGACGTGTTCACGCTAGCCCAGAACCACGTGTGACATCCGTCATGGTGCTGTGATGGGTGGCACGGCTTCGCGGGCCGCCCCGCACCGCATCCTGCACCTTTCACCGCAGCACCCAGCAGGGCGCCGCACCTCCGGTGCGGCCCGCGATCCCGACGTCATCCCACTCAGGAAGGGCCCCTCCATGACTCCCCCGCTCTCACGCCGCCACCGCGCGCTGGGCATGACCTCGGCGCTTGCGCTGGTGCTCACCGGCGCCTCGGCCGCCGGCGCCACATCCGGGACCGGCGCCCCCGCGCCCGCCGAGGCCGACGCCGTCACCGCCGTGACCGGCGCGGCCGGCACCGCCGACCAGGGGCCGCGCACCGCCCCCGAGGTCTTCGAGGACGGCGGCTACATCGTCCTCATGGCCGAGGCCCCGGTCGCCTCGTACGACGGCGGCACCCCGGGCTATGCGCCCACCAAGCCCGGCAAGGGGCTCGGCCGGGACAAGGGGTTCAACCCGAAGAGCGCGAACGCGAAGAAGTACGCCGCGCACCTGGAGCGCGGCCAGGACCGGGCGCTCGAGCGCGCCGGCGCCGAGGCCGCCCCGCACACCCGCTACACCACCAGCCTCAACGGCTTCGCGGGCGAGCTCACCGCCCAGGAGGCCGCCGCGCTCGCCTCCGACCCGGCCGTGCTCGCCGTGGTGCCGGACGAGATCCGGCAGCCGGACACCGTCTCCTCCCCGGACTTCCTCGGCCTCACCGGCAAGAAGGGCCTGTGGGCGCAGGTGGTGGGCAAGAAGGCCCCCGCCACGGACGCGGGGCGCGGCGTCGTCGTGGGCGTGGTGGACTCCGGCATCCGCCCGGAGGCCGCCTCCTTCCAGGACCGGGGCCACCCGGCGGCCCCGGCCGACTGGGCCGGCGGCTGTGAGACCGGCGACGAGGAGGCCTTCCCGGCCGACTCCTGCAACGACAAGCTGGTCGGCGCCAAGTACTTCGTGCAGGGCTTCGGCGCCGGGCGCCTGGCCCCCGTGGAGACCCTCTCCCCGCTGGACGCGGGCGGCCACGGCACCCACACCGCCTCCACCGCCGCCGGCAACGCGGGCGTGCCCGCCGTCGTCGACGGCACCCCGCGCGGCGAGATCTCCGGCATGGCCCCGGGCGCACACGTCGCCGCCTACAAGGCCTGTTGGGAGGGCGTGCCGAGCGGCGGCTGCGCCACCTCGGACACGGTGGCCGCGATCAACGCCGCCGTCGAGGACGGGGTGGACGTGCTCAACTACTCCATCTCCGGCACCACCTCCAACGTGGTGGACCCGGTGGAGGTGGCGTTCATGCACGCCGCCGCGGCCGGCGTGTTCGTGGCCGCGTCCTCCGGCAACTCCGGCCCCACCGTCTCGACGACGGCGCACCCCTCCCCGTGGATCACCACCGTGGCCGCGTCCACCCACGCGGTCTACGAGCAGACCCTCGTCACCGGGGACGGCCAGCGCTTCATCGGCTCGTCCATCACCGCGCCCCTCGAGGCGGAGACCCCCATGGTCCACGCCGCCGACCTCGCCGCGGACGGGGTCGACGCCGCGCGGGCCGCGCTCTGCCTGCCCGGCACCCTCGACGCCGCGGCGGCCGCCGACATGCTCGTGGTCTGCGACCGCGGCGAGAACGCCCGCGCCGAGAAGTCCCAGGTGGTGGCCGACGCCGGCGGCGCGGGCATGGTGCTCGTGAACGTCTCCGACTCCGGCCTCAACGCGGACCTGCACGCCCTGCCCGCCGTGCACCTGCCCCACACCGAGCGCGACCGCCTGCTGGCCTACGTGGACACCGAGGAGCCCACCGGCCGCATCCTGCCCACCAACGAGGGCACCACCACCCGCGTCCCCGAGGTCGCCGGGTTCTCCTCGCGGGGCCCGTCCCTGGCCGCCGCCTCCGACCTGCTCAAGCCGGACGTCTCCGCGCCCGGCGTGGACGTGCTCGCCGCCTACTCCCCGGACGAGGCCGGCGAGGACTTCGCCTACTCCTCCGGCACCTCCATGTCCTCCCCGCACGTCGCCGGCCTGGCCGCGCTCGTGAAGCAGGGCCGCCCGGACCTCGGTCCCATGGAGATCAAGTCCTCCCTGATGACGACGGCGGGCGACCACGCCTCGGCCACCTCCCCGTTCGCCGAGGGCGCCGGCTTCGTGGACCCCACGAAGATCCTCGACCCGGGCCTCGTCTTCGACACCGACCAGGGCGACTGGTACGACTACCTCGCAGGCCAGGGCATCGAGTTCTCCGGCAGCGGCGAGCCCGTCTCCGAGACCCCGATCGACGCCTCGGACCTCAACGTCCCCTCCATCGCCGTCGGCGAGCTCTACGGCTCGCAGACCGTGACCCGCACCCTGAAGAACGTGGGCGGCAACAACGGCGAGTGGACCGCCCGCGTGGAGGGCATGGAGGGCATGGACGTGTCCGTGTCCCCGCAGGTGATCAAGCCGCGGCGCGGCCAGGAGCAGGACGTGGAGATCACCCTGACCGCCGCCGGCGCCCCCGCCGGCCAGTGGGCCACCGGGCACGTCGTGTGGTCCGGCCCCGCGGGCAAGGAGGTGCGCATCCCCGTGGTCGCGCGCCCCGGCGTCGCCGACGCCCCCGCCTCCGTGACCGTGGACCGGGACGCCGACGGGCTGGAGCTGCCCGTGCTCTCCGGCGTGGACGGCACCTTCACCACCCGCGTCAACGGCCTCACCGCCGGCACGGAGCACATCGGCACCACCGTGCGCCGCATGTTCTTCGACTCCACCGACCCGGCCCTGACCGGGCACGACTTCGCCTACCCGCGCGGCTACCCCACCGTGCGGATCGAGGCGGAGACCTCGGCGGAGGACGTGGACCTGGACGTCTACGTCACCGGCTCGTGGACGTCCTACCCGGTGGCCCGCTCCGTCACGCGCGGCACCGGCATGGAGGTGTTCCAGGGCCCGATCTACAGCTCGGCCCCGCAGCACCGGATCTTCGTGGTGGCCAAGACCGGCGCCGACGGCGTGGAGCACGACGAGCCGATCGACTACACCCTGCGCGTGTTCTTTCCGCAGGCCGGCGGCGGCGACAACGGCGTGCTGAGCTTCGACCCGGCCTCGGCCGCGGTGAAGCCCGGCCAGACCCACGTCTTCCACGGCACGCTGGACACCGACGGCACCAGCATCTACAACGGCACCGTGGACATCCTCCACGAGGGGAAGGTCGTGGACACCACGCAGATCCGCGTGCAGTGACGCGGCGGCGGTGGCGGCGCGCCCAGCGCGCTCCGTCGCCGCACGCCCGTCGCCACGGCGACGGCAGGGGCGGCCTCCCTCGGGGGCCGCCCCTGCCGTCGTCCCGCCCCACTACCCTGGAACCCATGCCTGACACGTCCCCCGGCCCCGCGCCGTCGTCGTCCTCCTCCGGGGCCCCCGCGCACCCCTCGCACTTCGGCTTCGAGGTGACCCACCGGCTCGAGGCGGGCGGCGTGGACGGCGCCCCGCTCGGCCGCACCGGCGTGATCAGCACGCCGCACGGGCAGATCCAGACCCCCGCGTTCATCCCCGTGGCCACGCAGGCCACCGTCAAGGCCGTGCTGCCGGAGTCCATGGCCGAGCTCGGCGCGCAGGCGCTGCTGGCCAACGCCTACCACCTGTACCTGCAGCCCGGCGACGACCTGCTCGACGAGGCCGGCGGCCTCGGCGCCTTCATGAACTGGCCCGGCCCCACCTTCACCGACTCCGGCGGCTTCCAGGTGATGTCCCTGGGCTCCGGGTTCAAGAAGGTCATCGACATGAAGGGCCCCTCCGCCCCGGACGGGCAGGGCGCCGACGACGCCGTCGCCCCCGGCAAGGAGCGCCTCGCCAACGTGGACGACGACGGCGTGTGGTTCAAGTCCCACCTCACCGGCGACCGCCACCGCTTCACCCCCGAGGTCTCCGTGGGGATCCAGCACCGCCTCGGCGCCGACGTGATGTTCGCGTTCGACGAGCTGACCACCCTGCACAACTCCCGCGGCTACCAGGAGGAGGCGCTCGAGCGGACCCGCCGCTGGGCGCAGCGCTGCCTCGCCGAGCACGCCCGCCTGACCCGCGAGCGCGCCGACCGCCCCTACCAGGCGCTGTTCGGCGTGATCCAGGGCGCCCAGTACGAGGACCTGCGCCGCAAGGCCTGCCGGGACCTCGCGGGGATGCGCACGGAGTTCGCCGGCGGCGGCGACGTCGACGGCGTGAGCACCGGCTTCGACGGCTACGGCGTGGGCGGGGCCCTGGAGAAGGAGAACCTCGGGACCATCGTGGGCTGGTGCGCCCAGGAGCTGCCCGAGGACAGGCCGCGCCACCTGCTCGGCATCTCCGAGCCGGACGACCTGTTCACCGCCGTCGAGAACGGCGCGGACACCTTCGACTGCGTCTCCCCCACCCGCGTGGCCCGCACCGGTGCGTTCTACACCCGCGACGGCCGCTACAACCTGCCCGGTGCGAAGTACAAGCGCGACTTCGGTCCGCTGGACCCCGAGTGCGACTGCTACACGTGCGCCCACTACTCGCGCGCCTACATCCGCCACCTGTTCAAGGCGAAGGAGATGGTGGCGCACACCCTCATCTCCATCCACAACGAGCGGTTCACGGTGTCCCTGGTGGACCGCATCCGCGCATCGATGCAGGACGGCACGTTCGCCGACCTCAAGGCCGAGACCCTCGGGCGGTACTACGCGCCGAAGGGCTGAGGCGGGGGGCTCCGGAGTCAGGCGGGGCCGCGAGGCCGGGGCTCACGCGGGGCCGCGGGGCCCGGCGGGGCCGCGGGGCGCCGTCGTCGTCAGGCGAAGGCGCCGATCCCCGTGATGTCGCGGCCGATGATCAGCCCCTGGACCGTCTCGGTGCCCTCGTAGGTGTGCATGGCCTCGATGTCCGCGAAGTGGCGGGCCACCTCGTTCTGGATGAGGATGCCGTTGCCGCCGAGCATGTCGCGGGCGTTGGCGGCGATCGAGCGGGCCGCGCGCGTGGCGGAGTACTTGGCCAGGGAGGCCATGGGCCCGGTGAGGCGGCCCTCGTCCTCCAGGCGCGTGGCGCGCAGCACGAGCAGCTGCACCTGCGTCAGCTGGGAGAGCATCTCCGCGAGACGGGTCTGCACGGTCTGGGCGGCGGCCAGCGGCCGGCCGAACTGGATCCGCTGCCCGGCGTACTGGACGGCGGCCTCGTAGCAGCCCACGGCCTGCCCGAGCGCGGACCACGCCACGCCCACGCGGGTGGCGAAGAGGACGCGCGAGGTGTCCTTGAACGAGCGGGCCTCGGGCAGGACGTCGGCGTCGGGGACGAACACGCCGTCGAGGGTGATGTGGGCCTGGTCGATGGCGCGCAGGGCCACCTTGCCCTTGATGACCTCGGCCGTGTAGCCCTCGGACTCCTGGCGGACGATGAACCCGCGGACCTGCTCGTCCTCGGCGCTGCGCGCCCAGACCACGGA
The sequence above is a segment of the Micrococcus endophyticus genome. Coding sequences within it:
- the tgt gene encoding tRNA guanosine(34) transglycosylase Tgt; protein product: MPDTSPGPAPSSSSSGAPAHPSHFGFEVTHRLEAGGVDGAPLGRTGVISTPHGQIQTPAFIPVATQATVKAVLPESMAELGAQALLANAYHLYLQPGDDLLDEAGGLGAFMNWPGPTFTDSGGFQVMSLGSGFKKVIDMKGPSAPDGQGADDAVAPGKERLANVDDDGVWFKSHLTGDRHRFTPEVSVGIQHRLGADVMFAFDELTTLHNSRGYQEEALERTRRWAQRCLAEHARLTRERADRPYQALFGVIQGAQYEDLRRKACRDLAGMRTEFAGGGDVDGVSTGFDGYGVGGALEKENLGTIVGWCAQELPEDRPRHLLGISEPDDLFTAVENGADTFDCVSPTRVARTGAFYTRDGRYNLPGAKYKRDFGPLDPECDCYTCAHYSRAYIRHLFKAKEMVAHTLISIHNERFTVSLVDRIRASMQDGTFADLKAETLGRYYAPKG
- a CDS encoding FUSC family protein: MVAAGVAGVVATLLAAPAGVHHNDWAMVAAVVPLVGHSTRYRVSRGLQRVIGTFLGLVLTAGIILLDPPVIVLVLIIAVLQVAAELYIARQDVIAQTVVTPLALLSTMLVGVTAGGAGSLMAAEGLQHLADRGVETVIGAAVGIVCVLFPWAWRRWVWGSPDPTRAIPVVRGPGS
- a CDS encoding GNAT family N-acetyltransferase; the protein is MTGTARAQLRPLHSDDADAVLEGFRSDPVGMARQGDVSDEASARAYVDRMLESEATDAVAVVDPATDRLIGLVTVVRDEENRSGWFSYWLNSAWRGDAIMARAAATVADAELAEGGLERLELGHRANNPTSGSVARAAGFLHEGTQRGHFLIDGRRQDVHLYGRLPSDPQPAEKVRPLPWASDERPWSGR
- a CDS encoding S8 family serine peptidase, translated to MTPPLSRRHRALGMTSALALVLTGASAAGATSGTGAPAPAEADAVTAVTGAAGTADQGPRTAPEVFEDGGYIVLMAEAPVASYDGGTPGYAPTKPGKGLGRDKGFNPKSANAKKYAAHLERGQDRALERAGAEAAPHTRYTTSLNGFAGELTAQEAAALASDPAVLAVVPDEIRQPDTVSSPDFLGLTGKKGLWAQVVGKKAPATDAGRGVVVGVVDSGIRPEAASFQDRGHPAAPADWAGGCETGDEEAFPADSCNDKLVGAKYFVQGFGAGRLAPVETLSPLDAGGHGTHTASTAAGNAGVPAVVDGTPRGEISGMAPGAHVAAYKACWEGVPSGGCATSDTVAAINAAVEDGVDVLNYSISGTTSNVVDPVEVAFMHAAAAGVFVAASSGNSGPTVSTTAHPSPWITTVAASTHAVYEQTLVTGDGQRFIGSSITAPLEAETPMVHAADLAADGVDAARAALCLPGTLDAAAAADMLVVCDRGENARAEKSQVVADAGGAGMVLVNVSDSGLNADLHALPAVHLPHTERDRLLAYVDTEEPTGRILPTNEGTTTRVPEVAGFSSRGPSLAAASDLLKPDVSAPGVDVLAAYSPDEAGEDFAYSSGTSMSSPHVAGLAALVKQGRPDLGPMEIKSSLMTTAGDHASATSPFAEGAGFVDPTKILDPGLVFDTDQGDWYDYLAGQGIEFSGSGEPVSETPIDASDLNVPSIAVGELYGSQTVTRTLKNVGGNNGEWTARVEGMEGMDVSVSPQVIKPRRGQEQDVEITLTAAGAPAGQWATGHVVWSGPAGKEVRIPVVARPGVADAPASVTVDRDADGLELPVLSGVDGTFTTRVNGLTAGTEHIGTTVRRMFFDSTDPALTGHDFAYPRGYPTVRIEAETSAEDVDLDVYVTGSWTSYPVARSVTRGTGMEVFQGPIYSSAPQHRIFVVAKTGADGVEHDEPIDYTLRVFFPQAGGGDNGVLSFDPASAAVKPGQTHVFHGTLDTDGTSIYNGTVDILHEGKVVDTTQIRVQ
- a CDS encoding acyl-CoA dehydrogenase family protein — encoded protein: MTENLPTAEPEYDVAAPLDTDFYLALGDVSDDEKEVWRRARAFALEPDVLPRIREAWDRHEYPLDLVARLGAVDLLRDGVPVDGLPEVSRVAAGLAMMELSRLDGSIATVAGVQGGLAMRSIQLCGSDEQRAELLPAMSRGELYGAFALTEPTHGSDSVSLETRAERVDGGWRLRGHKKWIGNGAAGGVSVVWARSAEDEQVRGFIVRQESEGYTAEVIKGKVALRAIDQAHITLDGVFVPDADVLPEARSFKDTSRVLFATRVGVAWSALGQAVGCYEAAVQYAGQRIQFGRPLAAAQTVQTRLAEMLSQLTQVQLLVLRATRLEDEGRLTGPMASLAKYSATRAARSIAANARDMLGGNGILIQNEVARHFADIEAMHTYEGTETVQGLIIGRDITGIGAFA
- a CDS encoding LuxR C-terminal-related transcriptional regulator, which gives rise to MTSTGSAGLDPADVAAFRALLARPETPAEELDDDAVARLAELGLVRRGEDGSLAVMPPHRPLLAEAHRAQARADALREAAEVLRGEFRRSPGAGREAIEVVVGGTEIVGAAVQLTRQARRIVRGFDRGPYFHAEALPEAAQSRSWERGVHWHVIFEGRSLQSEPPERWELLGSTPGETGRILPRLPFKLLIADDAVALVGLAGAAGQGEGLVVRGSLLVDALVRLFELQWEMAVPIADVAGPDDDDAALTEQERRLLAMLSSGMTDEAMARAVGLSHRTVQRRLAELARRVGAEGRFQLGVQAARRGWV
- a CDS encoding glutamine amidotransferase, with amino-acid sequence MSTPSAPQPARSTDVPPSGGPFLLIQTRPEDEAARAEEEAVRRLGGFAEHQLAALRLDRALDADPDARQDWASLVAGHAGVILSGSPYTSSVPQETKDELQVAVELELGRMLDAVLDADAPFLGCCYGVGTLGAHAGGTVDGTHAEPAGPTDVTLTEAGAADPLLEGLPPRFTAYVGHKEGLTVPPPGAVVLATGEACPTQMFRLGRRQYATQFHPELDQAGLVERLRIYLHHGYVDPEDAEDTFARIESTPALEPPRILENFRRVFG